A single genomic interval of Tsukamurella paurometabola harbors:
- a CDS encoding biotin carboxylase N-terminal domain-containing protein gives MTDTTFDSVLVANRGEIARRVIAAAHARGLRAVAVYSDPDANAPHVAEADEAVRLPGESPADTYLQGEKIIAAAKATGARAIHPGYGFLSENAEFAAAVQAAGIVWIGPSPEAITAMGSKVAAKARLAEAGVPMLTNLTPDQVSDGDFPVLVKASAGGGGRGMRVVRTRAELQDNLDAAEREAKSAFGDGTVFCERYLERGRHIEVQVMADAQGTVWAVGERECSIQRRHQKVLEEAPSPLVERHPAMRAALYEAAANAAKAIGYTGAGTVEFLATDAGEFFFLEVNTRLQVEHPVTEATTGLDLVGLQFDVAAGLPLPSPEPPATRGWAIEARLYAEDPANDWRPAAGTVHRFEVPGVVSEFTGPDRPGIRLDSALAPRDSVVEVFYDPMLAKVIGFAPTRAQALAITEAALRKAVIHGITTNRDLLVRVLADADFKAGDFATDFLTGDRLDRLAAPLLDEAELAEAASAAGAVLDRRGAAASPLPHVAPGWRNLGSRTLVPEFRTADEREFRADSGQVATVTDDGVSARVAVERDGIRRTVAVTTYSGDRTVVEVETARGAATLTLVDPLPSADAAAAAGSLLAPMPGVITRIGSQVGDSVTTGQPVLWMEAMKMEHAISAPADGVITAIAVEVGQNIDAGAVVAVLEDSGDNEE, from the coding sequence ATGACTGACACCACCTTCGATTCCGTCCTCGTCGCCAACCGCGGCGAGATCGCCCGCCGCGTCATCGCCGCGGCCCATGCCCGTGGCCTGCGCGCCGTCGCCGTCTACTCCGACCCGGATGCGAACGCGCCGCACGTCGCGGAGGCCGACGAGGCCGTGCGCCTGCCCGGCGAATCCCCGGCCGATACCTACCTGCAGGGCGAGAAGATCATCGCCGCGGCGAAGGCCACCGGCGCCCGGGCCATCCACCCCGGGTACGGCTTCCTCTCCGAGAACGCCGAGTTCGCCGCCGCGGTCCAGGCAGCGGGCATCGTCTGGATCGGGCCGTCCCCCGAGGCCATCACCGCGATGGGTTCCAAGGTGGCGGCGAAGGCCCGCCTCGCCGAGGCCGGCGTCCCCATGCTCACCAACCTGACCCCGGATCAGGTGTCCGACGGCGACTTCCCCGTCCTGGTCAAGGCCTCCGCCGGCGGCGGCGGCCGCGGCATGCGCGTGGTCCGTACCCGCGCCGAATTGCAGGACAACCTCGACGCCGCAGAGCGCGAGGCGAAGTCGGCGTTCGGGGACGGCACCGTGTTCTGCGAGCGCTACCTCGAGCGCGGCCGCCACATCGAGGTCCAGGTGATGGCCGACGCCCAGGGCACCGTCTGGGCGGTGGGCGAGCGCGAGTGCTCGATCCAACGCCGCCACCAGAAGGTCCTCGAGGAGGCCCCGTCGCCGCTGGTCGAGCGGCATCCGGCGATGCGGGCCGCCCTGTACGAGGCGGCGGCCAACGCCGCCAAGGCCATCGGCTACACCGGGGCGGGCACCGTCGAGTTCCTCGCCACCGACGCGGGCGAGTTCTTCTTCCTCGAGGTCAACACGCGCCTGCAGGTGGAACACCCGGTCACCGAGGCCACCACCGGGCTCGACCTCGTCGGACTGCAGTTCGACGTGGCCGCCGGCCTGCCGCTGCCCTCGCCCGAGCCTCCCGCCACGCGCGGCTGGGCCATCGAGGCCCGCCTCTACGCCGAGGACCCCGCCAACGATTGGCGGCCCGCGGCCGGCACGGTCCATCGCTTCGAGGTGCCCGGCGTCGTGAGCGAGTTCACCGGCCCGGACCGCCCCGGCATCCGGCTCGACAGCGCCCTCGCGCCGCGCGACAGCGTCGTGGAGGTCTTCTACGATCCGATGCTGGCCAAGGTGATCGGCTTCGCGCCAACCCGCGCGCAGGCCCTCGCGATCACCGAGGCCGCGCTGCGCAAGGCCGTCATCCACGGCATCACCACCAACCGCGACCTGCTGGTACGGGTCCTCGCGGACGCCGACTTCAAGGCCGGCGACTTCGCGACCGACTTCCTCACCGGCGACCGGTTGGACCGCCTCGCCGCGCCCCTGCTCGACGAGGCCGAGCTCGCCGAGGCCGCGTCGGCCGCCGGCGCGGTGCTGGACCGCCGGGGCGCCGCCGCGAGCCCGCTGCCGCACGTCGCGCCCGGCTGGCGCAACCTCGGCTCGCGCACCCTGGTGCCCGAGTTCCGCACGGCCGATGAGCGCGAGTTCCGCGCCGACAGCGGGCAGGTCGCGACCGTCACCGACGACGGCGTGAGCGCGCGCGTCGCCGTCGAGCGCGACGGGATCCGGCGCACCGTCGCCGTCACCACCTACTCCGGGGACCGCACCGTCGTGGAGGTGGAGACGGCGCGCGGCGCCGCGACGCTGACGCTCGTCGACCCGCTGCCCTCGGCGGACGCCGCCGCGGCCGCGGGATCCCTGCTCGCGCCAATGCCCGGCGTGATCACCCGGATCGGCTCCCAGGTGGGCGATTCCGTCACCACCGGGCAGCCCGTGCTGTGGATGGAGGCGATGAAGATGGAGCACGCCATCTCCGCCCCCGCCGACGGCGTCATCACCGCGATCGCGGTCGAGGTGGGCCAGAACATCGATGCCGGCGCCGTCGTCGCCGTGCTGGAAGATTCAGGAGACAACGAGGAATGA